A window of the bacterium genome harbors these coding sequences:
- a CDS encoding M14/M99 family metallopeptidase yields MLAEESRTRTVTYLENSDYEFTIYFIHGKQPGKTMMIMGGIQGDEPGGYLAADLYADLLLEKGNLIVVPRANFYTIKKNNRGINGDMNRKFGQNLQEDDDADLHIIGILKDLISKSDVLLNLHEGSGYYSSTYISEMRNPMRYGQSIIFDAETYTHSDGRIIDLVGPASRVINEINSNIDDPEHFFHPNNHDTLSDDTKHIEQRKSATYYALTVAGIPAFGLETSKSLSPIETKVRYQTLAINAFMREYEIIPEHPSVYLPTPQLDHLVINIIGNSVPFAVQNGTTLTIPAGSSIQVASVVANYLRGISLDIQGYGNTNDLGRVVSITSPTTIKVYKDAFLCGEVNINPGQNETSRANTLSAHPVLNRIEITISGKNMVVSPDDTLHIIRGDVLKIINAQVSGRMDADIRVNFVGFVGKDKKINDADDRGYEINTATDLMHQWSIDKSGELFRIEALYSRNVIGTVYVLLYEPEIEYLIIELENGQKLALSPGSVFHCEMNEKLTVLSIVSNIHDKPFINTYISQGPDNVKEITLPAAIVIQPSWELQFRRASLDLGSISFRTRG; encoded by the coding sequence GTGCTTGCTGAAGAATCGAGAACCCGGACGGTAACCTATCTTGAAAATTCAGATTATGAATTTACGATCTATTTCATCCATGGCAAACAGCCGGGCAAGACCATGATGATAATGGGCGGCATCCAGGGCGATGAACCAGGAGGCTATCTCGCCGCCGACCTGTATGCCGATCTGCTCCTCGAAAAAGGAAACCTGATAGTCGTACCTCGTGCGAATTTTTACACAATCAAGAAAAATAACCGGGGTATCAACGGGGATATGAATCGAAAGTTCGGTCAGAACTTACAAGAAGATGATGATGCCGATCTCCATATAATAGGGATTCTCAAAGACCTCATATCAAAAAGTGATGTACTTTTAAATCTCCACGAAGGTTCCGGTTATTATTCCTCCACGTATATCTCTGAAATGCGTAATCCCATGCGTTACGGACAGTCGATTATATTCGACGCCGAAACCTATACGCATTCTGACGGAAGGATTATCGACCTGGTTGGACCTGCTTCACGGGTTATCAACGAAATAAACAGCAATATCGATGATCCGGAGCATTTTTTTCATCCCAACAATCATGATACGCTTTCCGATGACACAAAACACATCGAACAGAGAAAAAGCGCCACATACTATGCGTTGACCGTTGCGGGAATACCCGCTTTCGGACTGGAGACCTCGAAAAGCTTATCGCCGATCGAAACGAAAGTCCGTTACCAGACGCTCGCTATCAATGCTTTCATGAGAGAATACGAAATAATACCCGAGCACCCGAGCGTTTATCTTCCGACACCTCAACTCGATCATCTTGTGATCAACATTATCGGAAATTCCGTGCCGTTTGCGGTGCAGAACGGAACCACTCTGACCATCCCGGCAGGCTCTTCTATTCAGGTGGCATCCGTAGTTGCAAATTATCTGCGTGGTATCTCACTCGATATCCAGGGTTATGGGAATACCAACGATCTCGGCCGTGTGGTCAGTATAACCTCCCCCACAACAATTAAAGTATACAAGGATGCATTCCTCTGCGGAGAAGTGAATATCAATCCCGGGCAGAACGAAACATCCAGAGCGAACACACTGTCCGCTCATCCCGTGCTCAATCGTATTGAAATTACCATCTCGGGTAAAAATATGGTTGTATCTCCGGATGATACGCTTCATATTATCAGGGGAGATGTTCTTAAAATCATTAATGCGCAGGTTTCCGGCAGAATGGATGCCGATATCCGTGTCAATTTCGTTGGGTTTGTCGGAAAAGATAAAAAAATCAACGATGCCGATGACAGGGGATACGAGATTAATACGGCCACGGATCTGATGCATCAGTGGAGTATCGATAAATCAGGTGAATTGTTCCGCATCGAAGCACTCTACAGCCGTAATGTTATCGGTACGGTCTATGTTTTACTGTATGAACCGGAAATAGAATATCTCATTATCGAGCTTGAAAACGGCCAGAAACTCGCCTTGTCTCCCGGTTCGGTATTTCATTGCGAGATGAATGAGAAACTCACGGTATTGTCCATTGTATCGAATATTCATGACAAACCGTTTATCAATACCTATATTTCTCAAGGGCCTGACAATGTAAAAGAGATTACATTACCCGCAGCG